The following coding sequences lie in one Frigoribacterium sp. SL97 genomic window:
- a CDS encoding PTS lactose transporter subunit IIB: MATLDGSSIKKLIVACDAGMGSSVMLASTLKKQLKKSGVTVEHSPVASIPSDADVVVTQNNLAERARGVVPNVPVVPFQLFMGDPNVAKVVKAIQDGSTVEV, translated from the coding sequence ATGGCAACCCTCGACGGTTCCAGCATCAAGAAACTCATCGTCGCGTGCGACGCGGGCATGGGCAGCAGCGTCATGCTGGCGTCCACGCTCAAGAAGCAGCTGAAGAAGAGCGGTGTCACCGTCGAGCACTCGCCCGTCGCGTCGATCCCGTCGGACGCCGACGTCGTCGTCACCCAGAACAACCTCGCCGAGCGTGCCCGCGGCGTCGTGCCGAACGTGCCCGTCGTGCCGTTCCAGCTGTTCATGGGAGACCCCAACGTCGCCAAGGTCGTCAAGGCGATCCAGGACGGCTCGACGGTCG
- a CDS encoding ANTAR domain-containing response regulator — MSDQEATPAAPRRVVVAEDESLIRLDIVEILRDNGFEVVGEAGDGETAVALATELRPDLVIMDVKMPQLDGISAAERLSKAHIAPVVLLTAFSQKELVERASEAGALAYVVKPFTPNDLLPAIEIALSRYAQIITLEAEVADLVERFETRKLVDRAKGLLNEKMGLTEPEAFRWIQKASMDRRLTMHDVAQAIIEQLSAKK, encoded by the coding sequence GTGAGTGACCAGGAAGCAACCCCAGCAGCACCCCGTCGCGTCGTCGTGGCCGAAGATGAGTCCCTCATCCGCCTCGACATCGTCGAGATCCTCCGCGACAACGGTTTCGAGGTGGTGGGAGAGGCCGGGGACGGCGAGACCGCCGTCGCCCTCGCCACCGAGTTGCGCCCCGACCTCGTCATCATGGACGTCAAGATGCCCCAACTGGACGGCATCTCCGCCGCCGAGCGGCTCTCGAAGGCGCACATCGCGCCGGTCGTCCTCCTGACCGCGTTCAGCCAGAAAGAGCTCGTCGAGCGGGCGAGCGAGGCAGGCGCCCTCGCCTACGTCGTGAAACCCTTCACCCCCAACGACCTGCTGCCCGCGATCGAGATCGCCCTCTCGCGGTACGCACAGATCATCACCCTCGAGGCCGAGGTCGCCGACCTGGTCGAGCGCTTCGAGACCCGCAAGCTCGTCGACCGGGCGAAGGGGCTCCTCAACGAGAAGATGGGGCTCACCGAACCCGAGGCCTTCCGATGGATCCAGAAGGCGTCCATGGACCGCCGCCTGACGATGCACGACGTGGCCCAGGCGATCATCGAACAGTTGAGCGCCAAGAAGTAG
- a CDS encoding glutamate synthase subunit beta, translating into MADPKGFLKTQTRELPKRRPVSVRLMDWKEVYEQQESGELRRQAGRCMDCGVPFCHQGCPLGNLIPEWNDLMWRGEGRQAVERLHATNNFPEFTGRLCPAPCESSCVLGINQPPVTIKQVEVSIIDQAFANGWVTPHPPERLTGKTVAVVGSGPAGLAAAQQLTRAGHTVAVYEREDRIGGLLRYGIPDFKMEKKQIEQRIAQMQAEGTRFRARVEIGRDIAWDDLRARYDAVVVATGATVPRDLPIPGRDLSGIHFAMDYLVQQNRAGAGDTVADQITAEGKHVVVLGGGDTGADCIGTAHRQGALSVTNLAIGQQPPEERPEAQPWPMFPTLFEVSSAHEEGGERVYLASTVEFLTNEVGEVRAIRVAETEYVDGRRVPKAGTEREVPADLVLLALGFTGPERDTIEEQLRLTFDGGGSLERGATYETGEPGVFVTGDAGRGQSLIVWAIAEGRATASAVDAYLEGQTVLPFPVKPTDRSISV; encoded by the coding sequence GTGGCTGACCCCAAAGGCTTCCTGAAGACGCAGACCCGCGAGCTGCCCAAGCGCCGACCCGTGTCGGTCCGGCTCATGGACTGGAAAGAGGTCTACGAGCAGCAGGAGAGCGGCGAGCTCCGACGTCAGGCGGGCCGTTGCATGGACTGCGGCGTCCCGTTCTGCCACCAGGGCTGCCCGCTCGGCAACCTGATCCCCGAGTGGAACGACCTCATGTGGCGTGGAGAGGGCCGTCAGGCCGTCGAGCGCCTGCACGCGACCAACAACTTCCCGGAGTTCACCGGTCGTCTCTGCCCCGCGCCGTGCGAGTCCTCCTGCGTCCTGGGCATCAACCAGCCCCCGGTGACGATCAAGCAGGTCGAGGTCTCGATCATCGACCAGGCGTTCGCCAACGGATGGGTCACCCCGCACCCGCCCGAGCGCCTGACGGGCAAGACGGTCGCCGTCGTCGGTTCCGGCCCCGCCGGGCTGGCCGCCGCCCAGCAGCTCACGCGTGCCGGCCACACGGTCGCCGTCTACGAGCGCGAGGACCGCATCGGTGGCCTGCTGCGTTACGGCATCCCCGACTTCAAGATGGAGAAGAAGCAGATCGAGCAGCGCATCGCCCAGATGCAGGCCGAGGGCACGCGTTTCCGCGCCCGGGTCGAGATCGGTCGGGACATCGCCTGGGACGACCTCCGGGCCCGCTACGACGCCGTGGTCGTCGCGACGGGCGCGACGGTTCCCCGTGATCTGCCGATCCCGGGACGCGACCTGTCCGGCATCCACTTCGCCATGGACTACCTCGTGCAGCAGAACAGGGCCGGAGCGGGCGACACGGTGGCCGACCAGATCACGGCCGAGGGCAAGCACGTCGTCGTGCTGGGCGGCGGCGACACCGGTGCGGACTGCATCGGTACCGCCCACCGGCAGGGTGCCCTCTCGGTGACCAACCTCGCGATCGGCCAGCAGCCCCCGGAAGAACGCCCCGAGGCACAGCCGTGGCCGATGTTCCCCACGCTGTTCGAGGTGTCGAGCGCCCACGAAGAAGGCGGCGAGCGGGTCTACCTCGCGTCGACGGTCGAGTTCCTGACCAACGAGGTCGGCGAGGTGCGGGCCATCCGCGTCGCCGAGACCGAGTACGTCGACGGGCGACGGGTCCCCAAGGCGGGCACCGAGCGCGAGGTCCCCGCCGACCTCGTCCTGCTCGCCCTCGGCTTCACGGGACCCGAGCGCGACACCATCGAGGAGCAGCTGCGGCTCACCTTCGACGGTGGCGGCTCCCTCGAGCGCGGTGCCACCTACGAGACGGGCGAACCCGGCGTCTTCGTGACCGGCGACGCCGGGCGCGGTCAGTCGCTCATCGTCTGGGCGATCGCCGAGGGCCGCGCCACGGCCTCCGCCGTCGACGCCTACCTCGAGGGCCAGACCGTGCTGCCCTTCCCGGTGAAGCCCACCGATCGGTCCATCTCGGTCTGA
- a CDS encoding DeoR/GlpR family DNA-binding transcription regulator, with product MYAPERHQQILDTALSRGRVEVAGLARELSVAPETVRRDLTALERRGVLRRVHGGAIAVERLGIEPPVVDREGTAASEKERIARAALDELPDGGSIIVDAGTSTIRLAELLPLDRELTVVTHSLAVATILISRPNVTLHLLGGLIRTRTYSAVGDWTRAQIADVFADVAFIGTNGVSVERGISTPDLAEARVKRALIAASRRTVVLADHTKFGREDFAKVAPLTDVDTVITDSGVDAELADDVEQAGPRVVIA from the coding sequence ATGTACGCACCGGAGCGTCACCAGCAGATCCTCGACACGGCCCTGTCCCGGGGCCGAGTCGAGGTGGCCGGTCTCGCACGAGAGCTCTCGGTCGCGCCCGAGACCGTGCGCCGCGACCTGACCGCCCTCGAGCGCCGGGGCGTCCTCCGCCGCGTCCACGGAGGCGCCATCGCCGTCGAGCGCCTCGGCATCGAGCCTCCCGTGGTCGACCGGGAGGGAACGGCCGCGTCCGAGAAGGAGCGCATCGCCCGGGCCGCCCTCGACGAACTGCCCGACGGCGGCTCGATCATCGTCGACGCCGGCACCTCGACCATCCGTCTGGCCGAACTCCTGCCCCTCGACCGGGAGCTGACCGTGGTCACCCACTCGCTCGCCGTCGCCACCATCCTCATCAGCCGACCGAACGTCACGCTCCACCTGCTCGGCGGCCTCATCCGCACCCGCACGTACTCCGCGGTGGGGGACTGGACGCGGGCCCAGATCGCCGACGTCTTCGCCGACGTCGCGTTCATCGGGACGAACGGCGTCTCGGTGGAGCGTGGGATCAGCACCCCCGACCTGGCGGAGGCGCGGGTCAAGCGCGCGCTCATCGCCGCGTCACGACGCACCGTCGTCCTCGCCGACCACACCAAGTTCGGTCGCGAGGACTTCGCCAAGGTCGCACCGCTCACCGACGTCGACACCGTCATCACCGACTCCGGCGTGGACGCCGAGCTGGCCGACGACGTCGAACAGGCCGGCCCCCGGGTCGTGATCGCATGA
- the pyk gene encoding pyruvate kinase, with translation MRRAKIVATLGPATSSYDDIRAIIDAGVDVARMNLSHGSYDVHEGVYANVRQASADSGRAVAVLVDLQGPKIRLGKFADGPHDLEVGDVFKITTDDILGSKEICGTTFKGLPDDVTAGDPLLIDDGRVKLRVLETDGTVVTTEVVVAGTVSNNKGINLPGVAVNVPALSDKDEADLRWGLRLGADLIALSFVRDADDVVRVHEIMAEEGRKVPVYAKIEKPQAVDNLEAIIDAFDGIMVARGDLGVELPLEAVPIVQKHAVELSRRMAKPVIVATQMLESMISSPIPTRAETSDVANAVLDGTDAVMLSGETSVGEYPVITVQTMARIVASTEEHGLERIPPLGTRPRTQGGAITLAAADVADFVQAKFLCVFTESGDSVRRMSRLRHSIPILAFTPNEAIRRRMAISWGVQSYLVETVTHTDAMFAQVDDILLGNDLAESGDKVIVIAGSPPGIAGSTNDLRVHRVGDAHGEAAPAYASQP, from the coding sequence ATGAGACGCGCAAAGATCGTCGCCACCCTCGGGCCGGCGACGTCGAGCTACGACGACATCCGGGCGATCATCGACGCCGGCGTCGACGTCGCCCGCATGAACCTCAGCCACGGCAGCTACGACGTCCACGAAGGCGTCTACGCGAACGTCCGCCAGGCGTCGGCCGACTCGGGCCGCGCCGTCGCGGTCCTCGTCGACCTGCAGGGCCCCAAGATCCGCCTCGGCAAGTTCGCCGACGGTCCGCACGACCTCGAGGTCGGCGACGTGTTCAAGATCACCACGGACGACATCCTGGGTTCCAAGGAGATCTGCGGCACGACGTTCAAGGGCCTCCCCGACGACGTCACGGCGGGAGACCCGCTCCTGATCGACGACGGCCGTGTCAAGCTCCGCGTCCTCGAGACCGACGGCACCGTCGTCACGACCGAGGTCGTCGTCGCCGGCACGGTGTCGAACAACAAGGGCATCAACCTCCCCGGCGTGGCGGTCAACGTGCCCGCCCTCTCCGACAAGGACGAGGCCGACCTCCGCTGGGGTCTCCGACTCGGCGCCGACCTGATCGCCCTGTCGTTCGTGCGCGACGCGGACGACGTCGTGCGCGTGCACGAGATCATGGCCGAAGAGGGCCGCAAGGTCCCCGTCTACGCGAAGATCGAGAAGCCCCAGGCCGTCGACAACCTCGAGGCCATCATCGACGCGTTCGACGGCATCATGGTCGCCCGTGGCGACCTGGGCGTCGAGTTGCCCCTCGAGGCCGTGCCCATCGTGCAGAAGCACGCGGTCGAGCTCTCGCGTCGCATGGCGAAGCCGGTCATCGTCGCCACCCAGATGCTCGAGTCCATGATCTCGAGCCCGATCCCGACCCGCGCCGAGACCTCGGACGTCGCCAACGCCGTCCTCGACGGCACCGACGCGGTCATGCTCTCGGGCGAGACGAGCGTCGGCGAGTACCCGGTCATCACGGTGCAGACCATGGCGCGCATCGTGGCCTCCACCGAAGAGCACGGGCTCGAGCGCATCCCTCCGCTCGGCACGCGTCCGCGCACGCAGGGCGGCGCCATCACCCTGGCAGCGGCCGACGTCGCCGACTTCGTCCAGGCGAAGTTCCTCTGCGTCTTCACCGAATCGGGTGACTCGGTGCGTCGCATGTCGCGCCTGCGTCACTCGATCCCCATCCTGGCCTTCACACCCAACGAGGCGATCCGACGCCGCATGGCGATCAGCTGGGGCGTCCAGTCCTACCTGGTCGAGACCGTCACGCACACCGACGCCATGTTCGCGCAGGTGGACGACATCCTGCTCGGCAACGACCTCGCCGAATCGGGCGACAAGGTCATCGTGATCGCCGGGTCCCCTCCCGGGATCGCGGGCTCGACGAACGATCTCCGGGTGCACCGCGTGGGTGACGCCCACGGGGAGGCCGCTCCGGCCTACGCGTCGCAGCCCTGA
- the polA gene encoding DNA polymerase I → MTDDTKPTLLVIDGHSLAFRAFYALPVDSFVNREGQHTNAIHGFISMLLSLLKAEKPTHLAVAFDISRFSFRTREYPEYKGTRSETPPEFVGQIPLLQEALHAMGITTITKEDFEADDILATLASRGRDDGYRVLVVSGDRDAIQMVNDDVTLLYPSARGVSELTRYDRDKVFERYGIEPHQYPEVAALVGETSDNLIGIDKVGEKTAVKWINLYGGLDEIIARADEIKGVVGQKLREQKENAIRNRRLNRLVTDVELPVGPGDLERRAIDEAAVRELFDKLQFRTLLERVLALSGSTEPSAANAGETAVTAAPEGLPVVRTLIDEELAFWLKKHASDPEKPVGLTVEYGADGIVGLGISSLDESAYVPWAAGRGDYVALEAWLDDATPKVVHDAKRAYKALSRAGLTLTGIAGDPRIAAWLLRPGRTSFALSDLVYEQLGETLPVGDPNQLVSADDDVNVASEAWYVLRLSESLVAALDEGSRRVLTEIELPLVPVLGDMELTGVAADRDTLKALSLRLGEQAGELAAAAFAEIGREVNLGSPKQLQEVLFEQLQMPKTRATKTGFSTDAASLADLQEKHPHPFLDLLLKHRDATKLRQIIETLEKSIADDARIHTTYDQTGTTTGRISSVDPNLQNIPVKAAVGREIRAAFVHGPDYETLLTADYSQIEMRIMAHLSGDEGLIQAFNEGEDLHRFVGARIFGVEPADVSPAMRTKVKAMSYGLAYGLSAFGLSKQLRIETAEARQLMTDYFARFGAVREYLRNVVEQAREDGYTETIYGRRRPFADLKSPNRVLRENAERAALNAPIQGSAADIMKIAMLGVRSELDEREMGSRVLLQVHDELIVEVAPGEVDDVREIVRRRMSGAADLRVPLDVSVGLGESWDAAAH, encoded by the coding sequence GTGACGGACGACACGAAGCCTACCCTCCTGGTCATCGACGGCCATTCCCTGGCGTTCCGGGCCTTCTACGCCCTCCCGGTCGACAGTTTCGTGAACCGCGAAGGTCAGCACACCAACGCCATCCACGGCTTTATCTCGATGCTGCTCAGCCTGCTCAAGGCCGAGAAACCGACGCACCTGGCCGTCGCCTTCGACATCTCTCGCTTCTCCTTCCGCACCCGCGAGTACCCCGAGTACAAGGGCACGCGGTCCGAGACCCCGCCCGAGTTCGTGGGCCAGATACCGCTTCTCCAAGAGGCGTTGCACGCCATGGGCATCACCACGATCACCAAAGAGGACTTCGAGGCCGACGACATCCTCGCGACCCTGGCGAGCCGCGGTCGCGACGACGGGTACCGGGTCCTGGTGGTCTCCGGCGATCGCGACGCCATCCAGATGGTCAACGACGACGTCACCCTCCTCTATCCCTCGGCCCGCGGCGTGAGCGAACTCACCCGGTACGACCGCGACAAGGTCTTCGAGCGATACGGCATCGAACCCCACCAGTACCCCGAGGTCGCCGCTCTCGTCGGCGAGACGAGCGACAACCTCATCGGCATCGACAAGGTGGGGGAGAAGACGGCCGTCAAGTGGATCAACCTCTACGGGGGTCTCGACGAGATCATCGCTCGTGCGGACGAGATCAAGGGCGTCGTCGGGCAGAAGCTCCGCGAGCAGAAAGAGAACGCCATCCGCAACCGCCGGCTCAACCGGCTGGTGACCGACGTCGAGCTCCCGGTGGGGCCGGGTGACCTCGAGCGCCGGGCGATCGACGAGGCGGCCGTCCGAGAGCTCTTCGACAAACTGCAGTTCCGCACCCTGCTCGAGCGCGTCCTGGCCCTGTCGGGATCGACCGAGCCCTCCGCGGCGAACGCGGGTGAGACAGCGGTGACGGCGGCCCCCGAAGGCCTCCCCGTCGTCCGGACCCTCATCGACGAAGAACTGGCCTTCTGGCTGAAGAAGCATGCGTCCGACCCCGAGAAGCCCGTCGGCCTCACGGTCGAGTACGGCGCGGACGGCATCGTCGGGCTCGGCATCTCGTCCCTCGACGAGTCGGCGTACGTGCCCTGGGCCGCGGGTCGCGGCGACTACGTGGCCCTCGAGGCCTGGCTGGACGACGCCACGCCCAAGGTGGTCCACGACGCGAAGCGCGCCTACAAGGCGCTGTCGCGGGCCGGCCTCACGCTGACGGGCATCGCCGGCGACCCGCGGATCGCCGCCTGGCTGCTGCGCCCGGGCCGCACCTCGTTCGCCCTGTCCGACCTCGTCTACGAGCAACTGGGAGAAACGCTGCCCGTCGGAGATCCCAACCAGCTCGTGTCGGCGGACGACGACGTCAACGTGGCCTCCGAGGCCTGGTACGTCCTCCGATTGTCCGAGTCGTTGGTTGCCGCCCTCGACGAGGGCTCCCGTCGGGTGCTCACCGAGATCGAGCTGCCCCTGGTGCCGGTGCTCGGAGACATGGAACTCACCGGTGTCGCCGCCGACCGCGACACGCTCAAGGCGCTCTCGCTCCGTCTGGGTGAACAGGCCGGCGAACTGGCCGCGGCGGCGTTCGCCGAGATCGGACGCGAGGTCAACCTCGGCTCACCCAAGCAGCTGCAAGAGGTGCTGTTCGAGCAACTCCAGATGCCCAAGACCCGAGCGACCAAGACGGGCTTCTCGACCGACGCCGCCTCCCTGGCCGATCTGCAGGAGAAGCACCCGCACCCCTTCCTCGACCTGCTCCTGAAGCACCGCGACGCGACGAAGCTGCGCCAGATCATCGAGACCCTCGAGAAGTCGATCGCCGACGACGCGCGCATCCACACGACGTACGACCAGACGGGCACGACGACCGGGCGCATCTCGTCCGTCGACCCGAACCTCCAGAACATCCCGGTCAAGGCCGCCGTCGGTCGCGAGATCCGCGCCGCGTTCGTGCACGGTCCCGATTACGAGACGCTCCTCACGGCCGACTACTCGCAGATCGAGATGCGCATCATGGCGCACCTCTCGGGCGACGAGGGGCTGATCCAGGCGTTCAACGAGGGCGAAGACCTGCACCGGTTCGTCGGTGCCCGCATCTTCGGGGTCGAACCCGCCGACGTCAGCCCGGCCATGCGCACGAAGGTCAAGGCCATGTCCTACGGCCTCGCCTACGGGCTCAGCGCCTTCGGCCTGTCGAAGCAGCTGCGCATCGAGACCGCCGAGGCACGCCAGCTCATGACCGACTACTTCGCCCGGTTCGGTGCCGTACGGGAGTACCTCCGCAACGTCGTCGAGCAGGCGCGCGAAGACGGCTACACCGAGACCATCTACGGTCGGCGCCGCCCCTTCGCCGACCTCAAGTCCCCGAACCGCGTCCTGCGCGAGAACGCCGAGCGGGCCGCCCTGAACGCCCCGATCCAGGGCTCGGCCGCCGACATCATGAAGATCGCGATGCTCGGTGTCCGATCCGAACTGGACGAGCGAGAGATGGGGTCGCGCGTGCTGCTGCAGGTGCACGACGAACTCATCGTCGAGGTCGCACCGGGCGAGGTCGACGACGTGCGCGAGATCGTGCGTCGGCGCATGAGCGGGGCGGCCGACCTGCGCGTGCCGCTCGACGTCAGCGTCGGCCTCGGCGAGAGTTGGGACGCAGCGGCCCACTGA
- a CDS encoding PTS mannitol transporter subunit IICB codes for MSEFTPTVTGTGARARVQRFGGFLAGMIMPNIGAFIAWGLITALFIQTGWTPVPQLGGFGEMSDGTPWPGLVGPIIKYLLPILIAYTGGRMVHGQRGAVIGAVAVMGVIVATDVPQFLGAMIVGPLAAWVLKQFDKLVDGRIKSGFEMLVNNFSLGIIGGAMGVLAFFGLAPVTTAITNVFGGAVGFLVDRGLLPLASIIIEPAKVLFLNNAINQGILTPLGGTQVQEAGKSILFMLESNPGPGLGILLAYLFFGPRAIRPSAPAAIIVHFFGGIHEIYFPYVLMKPILLVAAVLGGATGIATFALFNVGLVGPASPGSIIAYTLVAARGDLLPIYLGILLSAAVSFVVSSLLMGFGRKENREARAEDSAAQEQALADAQAATAANKATSKGTAAPTA; via the coding sequence ATGTCCGAATTCACCCCCACCGTCACCGGTACGGGAGCCCGAGCGCGCGTCCAGCGCTTCGGCGGCTTCCTGGCCGGCATGATCATGCCGAACATCGGCGCCTTCATCGCCTGGGGCCTCATCACGGCCCTGTTCATCCAGACCGGTTGGACGCCGGTGCCCCAGCTCGGCGGCTTCGGCGAGATGTCCGACGGCACCCCGTGGCCCGGCCTCGTCGGTCCCATCATCAAGTACCTGCTGCCGATCCTGATCGCCTACACGGGTGGTCGCATGGTCCACGGTCAGCGCGGTGCCGTCATCGGCGCCGTCGCCGTCATGGGCGTCATCGTCGCGACCGACGTGCCCCAGTTCCTCGGCGCGATGATCGTCGGCCCGCTCGCCGCCTGGGTCCTCAAGCAGTTCGACAAGCTCGTCGACGGCCGCATCAAGTCCGGCTTCGAGATGCTCGTCAACAACTTCTCGCTCGGCATCATCGGTGGCGCCATGGGCGTGCTCGCCTTCTTCGGCCTGGCCCCGGTCACCACCGCGATCACGAACGTCTTCGGCGGCGCCGTCGGCTTCCTCGTCGACCGTGGCCTGCTGCCCCTGGCGTCGATCATCATCGAGCCGGCCAAGGTCCTGTTCCTCAACAACGCCATCAACCAGGGCATCCTCACCCCCCTCGGTGGCACGCAGGTGCAGGAGGCCGGCAAGTCGATCCTCTTCATGCTCGAGTCGAACCCCGGCCCGGGTCTCGGCATCCTCCTCGCGTACCTCTTCTTCGGTCCGCGCGCCATCCGCCCCTCGGCCCCGGCCGCGATCATCGTGCACTTCTTCGGTGGCATCCACGAGATCTACTTCCCGTACGTGCTGATGAAGCCGATCCTGCTCGTCGCCGCCGTCCTCGGTGGAGCGACCGGCATCGCGACCTTCGCCCTGTTCAACGTCGGCCTCGTCGGCCCTGCCTCGCCCGGCAGCATCATCGCCTACACGCTCGTCGCCGCCCGCGGGGACCTTCTCCCGATCTACCTGGGTATCCTGCTCTCGGCGGCCGTCTCGTTCGTCGTCTCGTCCCTCCTCATGGGCTTCGGTCGCAAGGAGAACCGCGAGGCCCGTGCCGAGGACTCCGCCGCACAGGAGCAGGCTCTCGCCGACGCCCAGGCCGCCACCGCGGCCAACAAGGCCACCAGCAAGGGCACCGCGGCACCCACCGCCTAG
- a CDS encoding cold-shock protein, translated as MATGTVKWFNSEKGFGFITPDDGTTDVFAHFSAIAGDGYRNLEENQKVEFDTAQGNKGLQAENIRVI; from the coding sequence ATGGCAACAGGCACCGTTAAGTGGTTCAACTCCGAAAAGGGCTTCGGCTTCATCACCCCCGACGACGGAACCACTGACGTCTTCGCGCACTTCTCCGCGATCGCCGGCGACGGCTACCGCAACCTGGAAGAGAACCAGAAGGTCGAGTTCGACACGGCTCAGGGCAACAAGGGCCTCCAGGCCGAGAACATCCGCGTCATCTGA
- a CDS encoding PaaI family thioesterase yields MGIVIDEMSAERAVGRMPVDGNTQPVGILHGGAHVVLAETLGSVAANVHAGAGRVAMGIELNASHSRSAATGWVTGTCTAIHLGSTLTTHQVVMTDDRGRLLSTVRITNFLTDARDR; encoded by the coding sequence ATGGGCATCGTGATCGACGAGATGAGCGCCGAGCGTGCCGTGGGTCGGATGCCCGTCGACGGCAACACCCAACCCGTCGGCATCCTTCACGGCGGCGCGCACGTCGTCCTGGCCGAGACCCTCGGGTCCGTGGCGGCGAACGTGCACGCGGGAGCGGGACGCGTCGCGATGGGCATCGAACTGAACGCGAGCCACAGCCGCTCGGCGGCGACCGGGTGGGTGACGGGCACCTGCACGGCCATCCATCTCGGTTCCACGCTCACGACGCACCAGGTCGTCATGACCGACGATCGCGGTCGGCTGTTGTCGACGGTCCGCATCACGAACTTCCTCACGGACGCCCGCGACCGGTGA